In Zingiber officinale cultivar Zhangliang chromosome 1A, Zo_v1.1, whole genome shotgun sequence, a genomic segment contains:
- the LOC121996093 gene encoding chaperone protein dnaJ 20, chloroplastic-like, with amino-acid sequence MFALSSPISPISITTTTRTRAPQFRLKATPIAAAFAAPPSTMYELLSIPHTAGPEEIRAAYRRQALRWHPDACRSAADQGRYAERFMQAHEAYEVLSDSTRRRNYDLSLSGDRWAAAVGAAPAFREGRHQRREGGMTAFGNWDAQLEGLFRRSAVTEAGGENTWGGRARRARQAV; translated from the coding sequence ATgtttgctctctcttctcccatCTCCCCCATCTCCATCACCACCACTACAAGAACAAGAGCCCCTCAGTTCAGGCTCAAGGCCACTCCCATCGCCGCCGCCTTCGCCGCACCTCCCTCCACTATGTATGAACTTCTCTCTATACCCCACACCGCCGGACCCGAAGAGATCCGCGCCGCCTACCGCCGCCAGGCCCTCCGATGGCACCCAGACGCCTGCCGCTCCGCCGCCGACCAGGGCCGCTACGCCGAGCGCTTCATGCAGGCGCACGAGGCCTACGAGGTGCTCTCAGACTCCACTCGCCGCCGCAACTACGACCTTTCCCTCTCCGGGGACCGCTGGGCCGCTGCCGTCGGCGCCGCCCCCGCCTTCCGCGAGGGCCGCCATCAGAGGCGTGAGGGAGGCATGACGGCGTTCGGGAACTGGGACGCGCAGCTCGAAGGGCTCTTCCGGCGGTCCGCCGTGACGGAGGCCGGCGGGGAGAATACGTGGGGCGGCCGCGCGCGCCGGGCACGACAAGCCGTTTAA